CAAGTCTATCTCAAGGATGGGCCTACACTTTTTCTTGCCAACACattcaaaaaaattgggaCCTAGATTCTACCCTAAAATTATACAGTGAAGTTGGTGACATGAATCTTCCAACATCTCGTTGTAACATTACAGCACGCGGAAAGCGTTTGCAGCGAGGAGGCAGTACACAGACGACATGGCCAAGCAGcatttgaaatgaaatatGATTCTCTTGGGACTTGGATTTAGTGAAATATCTCTGGAGATCCATTCACTCCACAGAAAAATGAGCCGCACGCAAGTCACGCAGAGAACAAAGAGAATAATTCTCAACACTTAAGAACACAGACGTTTTCCAACATAAGAGCTTTCATCCACATTGTGTCACCTGAAACCACTGCAGCTAACGCCGGCTACCCCGAACTTTTGGTTTTGCTGATTTCTGCAATTGttagaatacacagaaaagaTTATTCAGTAGACGTACACTGCACCTCAACTAAACCATATTATTAGAGATGGGAAATCAAATCATATCTGCAGCATAGAGCTTAAGTTTGGTAATCTTTGAGTTCCATGTTTGTTTCTGGAACAAACTTAAGTTATATGAAGTGAAAATTAACTGAACTAAGAGAGCTGAAAGAAGATTCACGCACCGATGAAGTAAAGCTAGACCCCAGCCCTGTTGCAGGAGCACCTGGAAAAAGTGATAAAATATCCTAATTAGTACCGTCACAATCTTGGCAATGTAAAATTGTAGATCTTTATAGCAAAAGACTTCTGCATGTCTTCAACCATACACTATCATATGTAGAACAAGTAACGAGAAATTATAAAGAAGAGTAAATTTGACAATTTAATGTAAAAGTCACGATGTAGAACTAACAAGAATGAGATAAACCTGAAGCAAATAATGAGCTTCCAATAGGAGTAGTTGAACCGAAGGCTGGAGCAGTATTTCCTAGCAGAGAGGGAGTTGAAGCAGCTCCAAACAAAGATGCTGAGGAAGAACTAAACAGTGACGTCTGAGGCGTAGCAGAGGATGATCCAAAAAGAGAAGATATAGGACCAGAAGTGATTGGTGTAGCAAACAGAGAGGAAGACATGGAAGAAGATGGAGCAGAAGGGGTATTGAAAAGTGAGAGTCCACTCCCAGAGGAAGCTGTAATAGTAGCTGTAGATATCTGGGGGGCAGGTGATGCCCCCTGAGTTCCTGAACTGGCAAACAATCCAGCAACTTGTGTTGATGGTTGTGAAGTTGCAGGTAAATGCAAAGTTGGATGCACCCTCTTAGCAGCAGCTTCTTGCCTAGCTGTTTCCCGGCGATCAGCCTCGAGAAATGGATCATTCCCATCCCCTAGGCGGCGCTGGTTAGCAAGATAAGCTGATTTCATGGATACAATGTACTGGTGAATACTCTCCACCTAAGAAACGGATCATATTATTGATTAGTAACTTTAAGTGTCAAGAAACATTATTCAGCTTCATTTGTCCTCAAAATGAAGGCCACACGCATCGAACAAGCGAGAAGTCAGTATTGAGCTTTCTTTTTAGCCgcattgtttatttttctttgaaaccaTTAAATGATACAAATTATCACAAACGACCATGCAAGTCAAAATGGTTATAACTACCATTGTGCAAATCTTTCTCCACCCACAAACAAAAgatatgaaaataatttgtttacagcaatttaaacaataaaaaccaCAAGTTATGGCAGCATGCTTATCATATAAGCCAACAAAATGCAGGTTCTAGCTGATAAAAGCCACGATGAAGTACATTTTACTGCATATCTCAATGATTAACTTTAACTAAACAAAAtacaattgtttttatttaccTTAGCTGCCACGTGAACAAAAAAGTCATGCACATTTGACATGACTTTTGGAAGAGACTGCAACAATGAGGAGCCATCATTGGCAGAATTCCTCTCTGAGGCTAAAAGAAGCTGCTCTAATTCTTCAATCCACTGACGACACTCAACAAGATACTTCTCAAATCTTGCAATTGTTTGCTGTAGGAAGGGAGACGGTTTCCTTGGAAGCCCGTTGTAGAAATCAAAAACTGGCACTATAGAAGTAGCTGTTGGTTGACTACTTGAACCAGGTGGTACAGTTGCTCCAGAAGCCTGTGACGGTGCAATGGCATTTGAAGTACCTCCTGTATTTGGATGAAGAAACCGTGGGCGTAAAATCATGAAAGTACGAACAGCAACCTCGCTGTTCCGTAACATATCTTTCACAATAGCCATCAACTCATGCAGAAGAGCTTTCTGTCGGTCCATGGCAGTACCAATTCCCCCAAGTTCCTATATGGATAACAAAagaatttgtaattaaatcaTACATTGACAATTAGAAACATAAAGCATGCAATAGCAATGATGACTGCAATCACACCTAAGAAAATGGCATTGAAAGTCCTAGAACTTGCACCagacctttctttttttctttttttttggtgggtaCCATTGTTATATTTTCGTCAATCTGATcagttttttcaattttaagtCTTGACAtcatccaacaaaaaaaatatattgacatcaaacaaaagaagaGGTACAAGGCTATCAAATTATCATGAACATGATCAGAAGATATCATTATAAGATTTCAAAAGTCAACCCTCTTATCTAACAGTAATATGAAATGTACTTCTACAAAAGTTAAAAGCCATGAAGTTTTGAGTATAAGATCTCACAAGTGAATTTATTTTCCACTTATGGTAGAATCagaatgaaaatgaattgGAAGGTAATGAAAAAGAATCAGAATGAGGCACTCATATTAAGATGAATACTAGCTGTCTGGAACTGGAATGGAATGAGAATGAGGCTTGTTACCGTTGATATGTTTTCTCTCTCAGGGATATCAgaatcaaaaccaatttgattaTAAAATGTCCTTTATTCAATATAAATTACATTATTGTCAAATACTTACTAATGAAATATATAAACGCCAATAACAATAATTCGACGATGAGCCCTCGCAAAATATACACAGACAATTTGCATACAAGATATTTAAAatggcaaaagaaaaagattcaCTTCTAAGTAAATGACAGACTAAGGAGGAATGGGAATGATTCACATTCTTTCGTTCTCCTTTCAAGTAAAC
Above is a genomic segment from Prunus dulcis chromosome 7, ALMONDv2, whole genome shotgun sequence containing:
- the LOC117636012 gene encoding nuclear pore complex protein NUP58 translates to MAFSFYSTPQPQPQPQPQPQPQQQSLFQTQQPSQLFPQSSPFFSQQQQQQPQQQFQPQPLQFQQQQQQQQQQQQQQQMFLFTNDKAPASYSTKWADLHPDSQKILLQIEERILGYRDESQRLDQCSRLYDSSVSNDTFEHDASRILQELGGIGTAMDRQKALLHELMAIVKDMLRNSEVAVRTFMILRPRFLHPNTGGTSNAIAPSQASGATVPPGSSSQPTATSIVPVFDFYNGLPRKPSPFLQQTIARFEKYLVECRQWIEELEQLLLASERNSANDGSSLLQSLPKVMSNVHDFFVHVAAKVESIHQYIVSMKSAYLANQRRLGDGNDPFLEADRRETARQEAAAKRVHPTLHLPATSQPSTQVAGLFASSGTQGASPAPQISTATITASSGSGLSLFNTPSAPSSSMSSSLFATPITSGPISSLFGSSSATPQTSLFSSSSASLFGAASTPSLLGNTAPAFGSTTPIGSSLFASGAPATGLGSSFTSSKSAKPKVRGSRR